A region from the Paenibacillus humicola genome encodes:
- a CDS encoding DUF2690 domain-containing protein, producing MKKKVRRKFSKALSIGVLFTFVFAMTFAAVPAGRTYAASYDGTNPYSTGCASKSPITYATNYIYKSGVKIGYVQLKGSAYCHTAWGYVKFYSSAPYNYYANVWVDSYNGSTYRTTVSCASSGGNDVVMKGQTSCYTAQLYDKDPYNAQAEADVYSSSGALIAYTYTGRY from the coding sequence ATGAAAAAGAAGGTAAGAAGAAAATTTTCGAAGGCATTATCGATTGGCGTGTTGTTTACGTTTGTCTTTGCGATGACGTTTGCTGCCGTGCCGGCGGGACGAACCTATGCCGCGAGCTATGACGGTACGAATCCTTATTCGACAGGCTGCGCATCCAAAAGCCCGATCACCTACGCAACCAATTATATTTATAAAAGCGGCGTAAAAATCGGATATGTGCAGTTAAAAGGAAGTGCGTATTGTCATACGGCGTGGGGTTACGTGAAGTTTTATTCGTCTGCTCCATACAATTATTATGCAAATGTTTGGGTAGACAGTTATAATGGCAGCACGTATCGAACAACGGTCAGCTGTGCCAGCAGCGGCGGAAACGATGTGGTTATGAAAGGCCAGACCTCCTGTTATACCGCCCAGCTGTACGATAAAGATCCGTATAACGCTCAGGCCGAAGCGGATGTATATTCTTCATCCGGGGCGCTCATCGCTTACACGTATACCGGACGTTATTAG
- a CDS encoding sugar phosphate isomerase/epimerase family protein has product MKIAFQTLACPDWEWAKIVQEARRMGYDGIELRGINGEMYLPKAPPFLEENIAQTMAGLREAGLAICCLDSSCAFHDPQKWEGAVQEGCDYIDLAVKLGVPFVRVFGDALPEREEQAVTLERIAKGLTVLGRYAEGKGVTVLLETHGDIRSVKLIKAIFAQTDSGAVGLLWDFEHPYLHGEEPEVTFGELSAYIKHTHVKDAKRLPDGKKLCLIGEGDVPVARMIRILRENGYDGWLSLEFEKKWAPYLEEPEVSLPAFRAFCERQLV; this is encoded by the coding sequence ATGAAAATCGCTTTTCAAACGCTGGCCTGTCCGGACTGGGAATGGGCTAAAATTGTGCAGGAAGCAAGGCGTATGGGCTACGACGGCATCGAGCTTCGAGGGATAAACGGCGAGATGTATTTGCCGAAGGCGCCGCCTTTTCTCGAGGAAAATATCGCGCAAACGATGGCCGGCCTCCGCGAAGCGGGCCTTGCGATCTGCTGTCTCGATTCGTCGTGCGCTTTTCACGACCCGCAGAAATGGGAGGGGGCCGTTCAGGAAGGGTGCGATTACATCGACCTCGCCGTCAAGCTCGGCGTCCCGTTCGTCCGGGTATTCGGGGATGCGCTGCCCGAGCGGGAGGAGCAGGCCGTTACGCTGGAGCGGATCGCGAAAGGGCTTACCGTGCTCGGCCGCTACGCCGAAGGCAAGGGCGTAACCGTGCTGCTGGAAACGCACGGCGACATCCGCAGCGTGAAGCTGATCAAGGCGATTTTCGCACAAACGGACAGCGGCGCGGTGGGGCTGCTGTGGGATTTCGAGCATCCCTATCTGCACGGGGAGGAGCCGGAGGTGACCTTCGGCGAATTGTCCGCCTATATCAAGCATACGCATGTGAAAGACGCGAAGCGGCTGCCGGACGGCAAGAAGCTGTGCCTGATCGGCGAAGGCGACGTGCCGGTGGCAAGGATGATCCGGATTTTGCGGGAGAACGGCTATGACGGCTGGCTGTCGCTCGAATTCGAGAAGAAGTGGGCCCCTTATCTGGAAGAGCCGGAAGTCTCGCTGCCGGCGTTCAGGGCGTTTTGCGAACGGCAGCTTGTTTAA
- a CDS encoding beta-galactosidase, which produces MTGSIRMPQFPYGAVYFRKSNPPREDWERDYAAAAADGMNSFRHWFMWGAIETAPGVYDWSDYDRQLDLAARNGIVTIVAEMTTFAPLWLVSTNFFMTVIRWSNLKTG; this is translated from the coding sequence ATGACGGGCTCAATACGAATGCCTCAGTTTCCATACGGAGCCGTTTATTTCCGCAAATCAAATCCGCCCCGGGAGGATTGGGAGCGAGATTACGCCGCCGCGGCTGCGGATGGCATGAACAGCTTTCGCCACTGGTTTATGTGGGGCGCGATCGAAACGGCTCCCGGCGTATATGATTGGTCGGATTACGACAGGCAGCTTGATCTTGCCGCCCGGAACGGCATCGTGACGATTGTCGCCGAGATGACGACCTTTGCGCCGCTGTGGCTGGTCAGCACGAATTTTTTTATGACCGTTATTCGGTGGAGCAATTTAAAAACTGGCTAA
- a CDS encoding carbohydrate ABC transporter permease, whose translation MSIGLRKTAFTAVMLTAGFFFLFPFFWMISASLKTETEVFDFPIRWIPEHWNAVKNYSAVWIGSPFGLYYWNSIKVAVCTMAMSVAFSSMAAYGFTKVRFKGRDAIFLLLLGMYMIPQQAILVPQFILYRWIGLYDTHIGLILLNCFSVLGTFLLRQFFLSVNDEFIESARMDGAGHVRIFLSIMLPLVKPALATYAILRFIWTWNDYQNPLIFLSNDKLFTLQLGIQSFGNENGQYYSLMMAAAVSAIVPLFIVFIAGQKQVIEGISAGGVKG comes from the coding sequence ATGAGCATCGGTTTGCGCAAAACGGCGTTCACGGCGGTCATGCTGACTGCCGGCTTCTTCTTCCTGTTCCCCTTCTTCTGGATGATTTCCGCCTCGCTGAAGACGGAAACGGAAGTGTTCGATTTCCCGATCCGCTGGATTCCGGAGCACTGGAACGCGGTAAAAAATTACAGCGCCGTCTGGATCGGTTCGCCGTTCGGGCTGTATTACTGGAATTCGATCAAGGTCGCCGTCTGCACGATGGCGATGTCGGTAGCGTTCTCGAGCATGGCGGCTTACGGCTTTACGAAGGTGCGCTTCAAAGGACGGGACGCGATCTTTCTCCTGCTGCTCGGCATGTACATGATCCCGCAGCAGGCGATTCTCGTGCCGCAGTTTATTTTGTACCGCTGGATCGGGCTGTACGACACGCATATCGGCCTCATTCTGCTGAACTGCTTCAGCGTGCTCGGCACGTTTCTGCTGCGCCAGTTTTTCCTCAGCGTGAACGACGAATTCATCGAATCGGCCCGGATGGACGGCGCGGGTCACGTCCGCATCTTCCTGTCGATCATGCTCCCGCTCGTCAAGCCGGCCCTTGCGACCTACGCCATTCTGCGGTTCATTTGGACGTGGAACGACTACCAGAACCCGCTGATCTTCCTGTCGAACGACAAGCTGTTCACCCTGCAGCTCGGCATCCAGTCGTTCGGCAACGAGAACGGGCAGTACTATTCGCTCATGATGGCCGCGGCCGTGTCCGCCATCGTTCCGCTGTTCATCGTGTTCATCGCCGGGCAGAAGCAGGTGATCGAGGGGATCTCCGCGGGCGGCGTGAAAGGATAG
- a CDS encoding ABC transporter substrate-binding protein, whose translation MRKTASMLMTAVLALGLLAGCGSGSGDSGPQAAGDGGNAGGGSAGKQVTIKVDTWLSEETAHWSKIIPEFNKEYPDIKVDMNILAPHDDSHEAMKKLDLAAASGQQMDVVMINDSAGYSQRVKAGMLAPLDEFLQADDVNYDDEYKASTQINGHYYALPGRFLTWFVMLNKEKLDEAGLPVPTDWTWDDFIAYAKKLTKGEGPSKQYGTYFHNWMQYITLALVNDPNNNLILTPDGKLNIDNDRVRKSLDIINQVENVDKSAPSYADVISQKLAYRNQYFGGKAVMLPTGNWMITEAAGTDALPATFKTVFAPYPKYKKDDPNGQTVATIDYVGVAAHSEHRKEAYQFVRWFSTKGLLASKSMISAWTKADLSQMIDGLLSSAKNPDMVDKASLENVLKTTKAVKILVPPTYESEAEDRYTAEVEKYLLGKQDLETTLKNAEKAVQDVVNANK comes from the coding sequence ATGAGAAAGACGGCTTCAATGCTGATGACGGCGGTGCTTGCGCTCGGGCTGCTGGCCGGCTGCGGCAGCGGATCCGGCGATTCCGGGCCGCAGGCTGCGGGAGACGGCGGAAACGCCGGCGGCGGCAGCGCCGGCAAGCAGGTGACGATCAAGGTGGACACCTGGCTGTCCGAGGAGACGGCGCACTGGAGCAAAATCATACCCGAATTCAACAAAGAATATCCGGACATCAAAGTCGACATGAACATTTTGGCGCCGCACGACGACTCGCACGAGGCGATGAAGAAGCTCGATCTGGCGGCGGCGTCGGGGCAGCAAATGGACGTCGTCATGATCAACGATTCCGCGGGGTACTCGCAGCGCGTCAAAGCCGGCATGCTCGCTCCGCTGGACGAATTCCTTCAGGCCGACGACGTGAACTACGACGACGAATATAAAGCGAGCACGCAGATAAACGGCCATTATTACGCGCTTCCGGGCCGGTTCCTGACCTGGTTCGTCATGCTGAACAAGGAGAAGCTGGACGAAGCGGGACTGCCGGTGCCGACGGATTGGACGTGGGACGACTTCATCGCGTATGCGAAGAAGCTGACGAAGGGCGAAGGGCCAAGCAAGCAGTACGGGACTTATTTCCACAACTGGATGCAGTACATTACGCTCGCCCTCGTGAACGATCCGAACAATAATCTGATCCTGACGCCGGATGGCAAGCTGAACATCGACAACGACCGGGTCCGCAAATCGCTGGACATTATCAATCAGGTGGAAAACGTCGACAAATCCGCGCCGTCTTATGCCGACGTCATCTCGCAGAAGCTGGCGTACCGCAACCAATATTTCGGCGGCAAAGCGGTCATGCTCCCGACCGGCAACTGGATGATCACGGAGGCGGCGGGTACGGACGCGCTGCCGGCGACGTTCAAGACCGTATTCGCGCCGTATCCGAAATATAAGAAGGACGACCCGAACGGGCAGACGGTCGCGACGATCGACTATGTCGGCGTGGCCGCGCATTCCGAGCACCGGAAGGAGGCGTACCAATTCGTCCGCTGGTTCTCGACCAAAGGGCTGCTGGCGTCGAAATCGATGATATCGGCCTGGACGAAGGCGGACCTCTCGCAAATGATCGACGGCCTGCTGTCGAGCGCCAAAAATCCGGACATGGTCGACAAGGCTTCGCTGGAAAACGTGCTGAAGACGACGAAGGCGGTTAAAATTCTCGTGCCGCCGACGTACGAGAGCGAGGCCGAGGACCGTTACACGGCCGAGGTCGAGAAATATTTGCTTGGCAAGCAGGACCTGGAAACGACGCTGAAAAATGCCGAGAAGGCCGTGCAGGATGTCGTAAATGCCAACAAATAG
- a CDS encoding CDGSH iron-sulfur domain-containing protein: MAEENKVTIKVNDNGSLRVSGPVELVDAEGNLFEHKESFSLCRCGGSGNKPFCDGSHKAIGFESAPRAKKE; the protein is encoded by the coding sequence ATGGCTGAAGAAAACAAAGTAACAATCAAAGTGAACGACAACGGATCGCTTCGCGTGTCGGGACCGGTCGAGCTGGTGGACGCGGAAGGCAACCTGTTCGAGCACAAGGAATCGTTCTCCCTGTGCCGGTGCGGCGGATCGGGCAATAAACCGTTCTGCGACGGCTCTCACAAGGCGATCGGCTTCGAAAGCGCGCCGAGAGCGAAGAAAGAGTAG
- a CDS encoding carbohydrate ABC transporter permease has protein sequence MSRRNLTETLTGYLFIAPILLGLTVLTLVPILVSFFFSLTDWSLVQGFKGIHVTGFKNFSLLFRDHVFLKSMANNFIFILVVPATMAVSIVLAVIINKHVYFKSLFKVVYFMPYISSIVAVAIVCQVLFHPEYGPVNETLHALGVANPPKWLADQNYALLTVMMISVWAGLGYNLIIYMAGLQNIPRDLYEAAEIDGASPMKQFFRITLPLLSPTSFFLTVTGVIGSFKVFDIIVVLTGGGPSFSTSVMVYYLYDQAFVNLKTGYASSVSVVLLFCVLAITLAQFYGQKKWVNY, from the coding sequence ATGAGTAGAAGGAATCTGACCGAGACGCTGACGGGTTATTTGTTTATCGCGCCGATCCTGCTGGGGCTGACGGTGCTGACTCTCGTGCCGATTCTCGTCTCCTTCTTTTTCAGCCTGACGGATTGGAGCCTGGTGCAGGGGTTCAAAGGGATTCATGTCACCGGATTTAAAAATTTCAGCCTGCTGTTCCGCGATCATGTGTTTCTGAAATCGATGGCGAACAACTTCATCTTCATTCTCGTCGTTCCGGCGACGATGGCCGTTTCGATCGTGCTCGCGGTGATCATCAACAAGCATGTCTATTTCAAAAGCCTGTTCAAGGTCGTCTATTTCATGCCCTATATTTCCAGCATTGTGGCGGTTGCGATCGTGTGCCAGGTTCTGTTTCACCCCGAATACGGCCCCGTGAACGAAACGCTGCATGCGCTCGGGGTCGCCAATCCGCCGAAATGGCTCGCCGACCAGAACTACGCGCTGCTCACGGTGATGATGATCTCCGTGTGGGCCGGGCTTGGCTACAACCTGATCATTTATATGGCCGGGCTGCAGAACATCCCGAGGGATCTGTACGAAGCGGCGGAGATCGACGGCGCGTCGCCGATGAAGCAGTTTTTCCGGATCACGCTGCCGCTGCTGTCGCCGACCTCCTTCTTCCTGACGGTGACGGGCGTCATCGGCTCGTTTAAGGTATTCGACATTATCGTCGTGCTGACCGGCGGCGGACCGTCATTCTCCACCTCGGTCATGGTGTATTATTTGTACGACCAGGCGTTCGTCAATTTGAAGACGGGCTACGCCTCGTCCGTGTCGGTCGTGCTGCTGTTCTGCGTACTCGCCATTACGCTGGCGCAGTTCTACGGGCAGAAGAAATGGGTCAATTACTAA
- a CDS encoding beta-galactosidase trimerization domain-containing protein — MAGQHEFFYDRYSVEQFKNWLREKYGSLKQVGGAWQMYSLQSWNDVHPPYRPGPYAHSLDWLKFKKDNFYELMQWRIDTIRANDPDSLIMAHGEAAALNNYRLGGSDEWRAAAKVQVYGYTFAHERHGTQLWKQMHAADLVRAGSEGKPYWHNEIQGGPVWFNPFSHTTIKGSTRDNGRFPTDEDVRFWSLASIAGGAKGVLNPRWRPLLDGPLFGAYGYYNMDGSPNSRSRMASALAKWINHPDRKAFCESVSARGQIGLLVTQEALAFKYLLGLGVDSDVYDEAISGAYRGFFDNNIQADFVSMDQIDRYDLLFYPFPVLMEREDARKLTEWVEKGGKLICQGCPAYFGDTGRVGTLQPDFGLNVLFGVKQHEAEFMPDLDDIRFHYAGKEVRGGLFMQSYISEGAEVKGTYPDGTAAVAEYAYGKGKTLLIGTFPSAGYYHHADENSRSFFAGVLAWGGKKPEVAITGDGVYTRLFEKPGGGIFLWILNPGKAAIDANLSLSEELGSFRLGRVLWGQCRNNMNRNCIRVKVPPKDGILLELEISRYQASHIRTYG; from the coding sequence GTGGCTGGTCAGCACGAATTTTTTTATGACCGTTATTCGGTGGAGCAATTTAAAAACTGGCTAAGGGAGAAATACGGCTCGCTGAAGCAGGTGGGAGGAGCCTGGCAGATGTACAGCCTTCAGAGCTGGAACGATGTTCACCCGCCGTACCGGCCGGGGCCGTATGCACACAGTCTGGATTGGCTGAAATTTAAAAAAGATAATTTCTACGAGCTCATGCAGTGGCGAATCGATACGATCCGGGCGAACGACCCGGACAGCCTAATCATGGCACATGGAGAAGCAGCCGCATTGAATAATTATCGTCTGGGAGGCTCGGACGAGTGGAGAGCAGCCGCCAAAGTGCAGGTTTACGGCTACACCTTCGCACACGAAAGGCACGGGACCCAGCTGTGGAAACAGATGCATGCGGCGGATTTAGTCAGAGCCGGTTCGGAAGGCAAGCCCTACTGGCATAACGAAATACAAGGCGGTCCTGTATGGTTCAATCCGTTCTCGCATACGACGATTAAGGGAAGTACGAGAGATAACGGAAGGTTTCCTACGGACGAAGACGTAAGATTCTGGAGCCTTGCCTCCATTGCGGGAGGCGCAAAGGGAGTGCTTAATCCGAGGTGGCGGCCGCTTCTTGACGGACCGTTGTTCGGCGCCTACGGTTATTACAATATGGACGGTTCTCCCAATTCCCGAAGCCGGATGGCAAGTGCTCTGGCCAAGTGGATCAATCATCCGGACCGGAAGGCCTTTTGCGAATCGGTGAGCGCGCGAGGACAGATCGGCCTGCTTGTCACTCAGGAGGCGCTCGCCTTCAAATACCTGCTCGGACTCGGGGTTGATTCGGACGTTTACGATGAGGCTATATCCGGCGCCTACCGGGGGTTCTTCGATAATAACATTCAAGCCGATTTCGTATCCATGGATCAAATTGACAGGTACGATCTTCTGTTCTATCCGTTTCCGGTCCTGATGGAACGTGAAGACGCCCGCAAGCTGACCGAATGGGTGGAAAAGGGCGGAAAGCTGATCTGCCAGGGCTGCCCCGCTTATTTCGGGGATACGGGTCGGGTCGGGACGCTGCAGCCCGATTTCGGCTTGAATGTACTGTTCGGCGTGAAACAGCACGAAGCGGAGTTTATGCCGGATTTGGATGACATACGATTTCATTATGCGGGCAAAGAGGTGCGCGGCGGATTATTCATGCAGAGCTATATTTCCGAAGGAGCGGAAGTCAAAGGCACCTATCCGGACGGCACGGCCGCAGTGGCAGAATACGCTTACGGCAAAGGGAAAACACTTCTTATCGGCACGTTTCCTTCGGCAGGTTATTACCATCATGCGGATGAGAATTCGCGGTCCTTTTTTGCAGGTGTGCTGGCATGGGGCGGAAAAAAGCCGGAAGTTGCGATCACCGGCGACGGTGTTTATACACGCTTGTTCGAAAAACCGGGTGGAGGAATATTCCTATGGATTCTAAATCCGGGCAAAGCTGCAATCGATGCGAATCTTTCCTTATCCGAGGAGCTGGGGAGCTTCAGGCTCGGCCGGGTGCTGTGGGGGCAGTGCCGGAATAATATGAACCGCAACTGCATCCGGGTCAAGGTTCCTCCCAAAGACGGAATTTTGCTGGAATTGGAGATATCCCGCTATCAAGCTTCGCATATCCGGACTTATGGATAA
- a CDS encoding response regulator transcription factor, translating into MYKVLLADDDYPVIEYLKQEIPWEALRLTVAGEAEDGVEALAKAREVMPDLLITDIGMPGMNGIELIQSVKRLNAGIRTVILSCHNDFGYAQQAVKLNVQDYVLKESMESEEIAGILEKLVAQIEEDRRAEARSRDLAQFVRQNRSVLKEKMVATLAGSPILDEADWLGTFKAHQVDFARSAYLPVFGYMNGRAGQLRRFQSQEILMYAVSSCMDEILAESGSGAVCFPASQDGFLFLFPVNGSCGGTADLARMQAETIQSAVRRSLKIGVSFIVSDSGCRDVKALKAELGGLMAVAEKRFYLPDGIVTDKRRADLPYAAEDIFAHYSRMADEFGALLAEERTGRVEETVSRWARFFEKNRFQPQEVKSFIWKLVMDQHIRLRSAYHMDFAFSTESLQQEMLAAESVYELERWLCRVWRSLIGTLSAMTGGSRRSEIVFVQKYVQKHLDRKMSLEEAADALYMNPSYFSRLFKKETGESFIGYVTRVKMEKAKEWLESSDLTVEEIAYRLGYDNKSYFNKCFKTVFGVSPSRLH; encoded by the coding sequence ATGTACAAGGTTCTGCTCGCTGACGACGATTATCCGGTCATTGAATATCTAAAACAGGAAATTCCGTGGGAGGCGCTCCGGCTGACCGTGGCGGGCGAGGCCGAGGACGGCGTCGAAGCGCTCGCGAAAGCGCGCGAGGTGATGCCCGATCTGCTCATTACGGATATCGGGATGCCGGGCATGAACGGGATCGAGCTCATTCAATCGGTCAAACGGCTGAACGCCGGCATCCGTACGGTCATTTTGTCGTGCCATAACGATTTCGGGTACGCCCAGCAGGCCGTGAAGCTGAACGTCCAGGACTATGTGCTGAAGGAGTCGATGGAGAGCGAGGAAATCGCCGGGATATTGGAAAAGCTGGTCGCGCAAATCGAGGAAGACCGCAGGGCGGAGGCGCGCAGCCGGGACCTCGCGCAGTTCGTGCGGCAGAACCGGTCGGTGCTGAAGGAGAAAATGGTCGCCACGCTCGCGGGCTCGCCGATTCTGGACGAAGCGGACTGGCTCGGCACCTTCAAGGCGCATCAGGTCGACTTCGCGCGCAGCGCCTATCTCCCGGTCTTCGGCTATATGAACGGCCGGGCCGGCCAGCTCCGGCGGTTTCAATCGCAGGAAATTCTCATGTACGCCGTGAGCAGCTGCATGGACGAGATTCTGGCCGAATCCGGCAGCGGGGCCGTCTGCTTCCCGGCCTCACAGGACGGATTCTTGTTCCTGTTTCCCGTTAACGGGAGCTGCGGCGGCACGGCCGATCTGGCCCGCATGCAGGCGGAGACTATTCAGTCGGCCGTCCGCCGGTCGCTGAAGATCGGCGTCTCGTTCATCGTCTCGGACAGCGGCTGCCGCGATGTGAAGGCGCTGAAGGCGGAGCTGGGCGGGCTTATGGCGGTGGCGGAGAAGCGCTTTTATTTGCCGGACGGGATCGTGACCGACAAGCGGCGGGCCGATCTGCCTTATGCCGCCGAAGACATTTTCGCGCACTACTCCCGGATGGCGGACGAATTCGGGGCGCTGCTCGCCGAAGAGCGGACCGGCCGGGTGGAGGAGACCGTTTCTCGCTGGGCCCGTTTTTTTGAGAAAAATCGTTTCCAGCCGCAGGAAGTAAAGAGCTTCATATGGAAGCTAGTTATGGACCAGCATATCCGGCTGCGCTCGGCGTATCATATGGATTTTGCTTTCTCAACCGAGTCGCTGCAGCAGGAAATGCTGGCGGCGGAGTCGGTGTACGAGCTGGAACGGTGGCTCTGCCGCGTCTGGCGGTCGCTGATCGGCACCCTGTCGGCGATGACCGGCGGGTCTCGCAGATCGGAGATCGTGTTCGTCCAGAAATATGTGCAGAAGCATTTGGACCGAAAAATGTCGCTGGAGGAAGCGGCGGACGCGCTGTATATGAACCCGAGCTATTTCAGCCGGCTGTTCAAGAAGGAAACGGGAGAGAGCTTTATCGGCTACGTGACCCGGGTGAAGATGGAGAAGGCGAAGGAGTGGCTCGAATCGTCGGATCTGACGGTCGAGGAAATTGCGTACCGGCTCGGCTACGATAACAAAAGCTATTTCAACAAATGCTTCAAGACGGTTTTCGGCGTTTCCCCGTCCCGGCTTCACTAA
- a CDS encoding cache domain-containing sensor histidine kinase encodes MRNPIRTFLQRLSLRRKIKISIVVCLIAPPIIAIQVSNYFTRDVMREQAATYARESLDAANLFTTDLINSMIYITNNIQFDSETTSLLKRLGKKPVDETALVIDGQKVTNKLEAVVLSKDHIYVSIVLPNGEFFTNYSVADFNPLRFQSEPWFRKLDSLNDYDIYWVGAHPTYLAYRQKDSPYMITMARALRAGAPKPYAYLVVSVEERPIQNFFNKYASSQRMVLMDAKGRIMASPDNKQVGSPFEYFSSLAGDGEARFLMLDRQQYMLLSEPLPFSGWRVASLVPYENAIGKIQRIREYDYMFQFAFLLIFIVFLFWLVSRIMKPMLALAKVAASVKTGMLGVRTNIRGADEAGRLGQVFDQMLDRIEAMIRQITEEQARKRKVELELLQAQINPHFLFNLLNSIRLKIQMKGDRESADIIASLSRLLRMTINRNNEFLPVHQEVETAQHYVKLMNVRHNQKIQFETHVASDAMLEHIPRFTFQPLVENAFIHGLKQKHGRVELSVWKENGELVISVKDDGGGMEEDTLAAIRDRFGRDPERDRPEDAKGGITGIGLKNVHERLAMIYGSRFRMTVDSRLRQGTEIQLHIPTNAGGEAGHVQGSAR; translated from the coding sequence TTGCGTAATCCGATCCGGACGTTTCTGCAGCGATTATCGCTTCGCCGGAAAATCAAAATTTCCATCGTCGTCTGCCTGATCGCGCCGCCGATTATCGCGATCCAGGTCTCGAACTATTTTACGCGGGACGTCATGCGCGAGCAGGCGGCCACCTATGCGCGGGAGTCGCTCGATGCGGCCAATTTGTTTACGACCGACCTGATCAATTCGATGATTTACATTACGAACAACATCCAGTTCGACAGCGAGACGACGTCGCTCCTCAAGCGGCTCGGCAAAAAACCGGTCGACGAGACGGCGCTCGTCATCGACGGCCAGAAGGTGACGAACAAGCTCGAAGCGGTGGTGCTCTCCAAGGATCACATTTACGTGTCGATCGTGCTGCCGAACGGCGAATTTTTCACCAACTATTCCGTCGCCGATTTCAATCCGCTGCGCTTTCAGTCGGAGCCCTGGTTCCGCAAGCTCGATTCGTTGAACGACTACGACATCTACTGGGTCGGCGCGCACCCGACGTATTTGGCGTACAGGCAGAAGGACAGCCCGTACATGATCACGATGGCCCGGGCGCTCCGGGCGGGCGCTCCCAAACCGTACGCTTATTTGGTCGTCAGCGTCGAGGAGCGGCCGATCCAGAACTTCTTCAACAAATACGCCAGCAGCCAGCGCATGGTGCTGATGGACGCGAAGGGCAGAATCATGGCCAGTCCGGACAACAAGCAGGTCGGCTCGCCGTTCGAATATTTCTCGTCCCTTGCCGGCGATGGGGAAGCGAGGTTCCTCATGCTGGACCGGCAGCAGTATATGCTGCTCAGCGAACCGCTTCCGTTCTCCGGCTGGCGGGTGGCGAGCCTGGTCCCGTACGAGAACGCCATCGGCAAAATCCAGCGGATCCGGGAATACGACTACATGTTCCAGTTCGCTTTTCTGCTGATTTTTATCGTCTTCTTGTTCTGGCTGGTGAGCCGGATCATGAAGCCGATGCTTGCGCTGGCCAAGGTTGCCGCGAGCGTGAAGACGGGCATGCTCGGCGTAAGGACGAATATCCGCGGCGCGGACGAAGCCGGGAGACTCGGCCAGGTGTTCGACCAGATGCTCGACCGGATCGAGGCGATGATCCGGCAGATTACCGAGGAGCAGGCGCGCAAGCGCAAGGTGGAGCTCGAACTGCTGCAGGCGCAGATCAATCCGCATTTTTTGTTCAACCTGCTCAACTCGATCCGGCTGAAAATCCAAATGAAGGGAGACCGGGAGAGCGCGGACATCATCGCCTCGCTTTCGAGGCTGCTGCGCATGACGATCAACCGGAACAACGAATTTTTGCCGGTTCACCAGGAGGTGGAGACGGCTCAACATTACGTCAAGCTGATGAATGTCAGGCATAACCAGAAGATTCAATTCGAAACGCATGTCGCCTCCGACGCCATGCTCGAACACATTCCGCGCTTCACGTTTCAGCCGCTGGTCGAGAACGCTTTTATTCACGGCCTCAAGCAAAAGCACGGCCGGGTCGAGCTGTCCGTCTGGAAGGAAAACGGCGAGCTTGTCATTTCCGTCAAGGACGACGGAGGCGGGATGGAGGAGGATACGCTCGCCGCGATCCGCGACCGGTTCGGCCGCGATCCGGAACGGGATCGTCCGGAAGATGCCAAGGGCGGCATTACCGGAATCGGGCTGAAGAACGTGCACGAGCGTTTGGCCATGATTTACGGAAGCCGTTTCCGGATGACCGTGGACAGCCGGCTCCGGCAAGGGACGGAAATACAGCTGCATATTCCGACGAACGCGGGAGGGGAAGCCGGACATGTACAAGGTTCTGCTCGCTGA